The following proteins are encoded in a genomic region of Corticium candelabrum chromosome 19, ooCorCand1.1, whole genome shotgun sequence:
- the LOC134195052 gene encoding uncharacterized protein LOC134195052 encodes MTKCCWCNSSGRCKNCRCAKRGVECKNCNPRNHGRCMNGKSSPLSHDSKNASKSSVSRSGSCDSLSSNKIPMDQPVTTTLVCDTRESLEVSRRSQTPMSYSEALQKDLTQCSSQKRQSQSLCSDKQMSTASTPLQQTNPSNAFPTSYGTALDYSGHSPSRSVLVAETVESMRNASLRARRIVSMNDRELGSSKSPVQVEEAPPVISAETGTAYQSVTQQEVVLHEASQDQSSDAIDLPAIPQYRVLLPPNFNWGGVPGADIKDQIDQAYREVVHWKRNLFQVPYGSSGGHFVSELTRLFYAFANESDLESVAITAAMLMPHLLLQRPHTRSSVQQNSSCLSRRLETWKKGDIGGLIAEGRTIQSHLRCHSTRNCPQDRECDQSRKVALLLQKGNINAAQRLLSDEDNCGLLELDECIPGSHKSVRDVLKDKHPDPAPMFKEAVLDSKSQAPPTHPILFDKIDGYLIRAMSLKCQGAAGPSGLDAAAWRRLCTGFKVLSRNLCDSIASTTRRIATQFIDPSGISALVACRLIPLDKRPGVRPIGVCETLRRIISKAVLSVVKSDILNVAGPLQLCAGQNVGCEAAIHAIRGIYDEDETEAVLFVDATNAFNTLNRQVALANISVNCPAIFPILANTYRQPSSLFVGGETLLSSEGTTQGDPLAMPMYALATIPLLKSVQTNGTKQVWYADDAAAGGSLDCLHKWWNRLVDLGAMFGYLPNPKKSWLLVKSGNIDKATHLFENTNINITTEGQKYLGAAIGNKDFCNNFLQEKVTNWKLQVERLSCIAQTQPQAAHSIFTRGLIGRWKFALRTNENFAAYLNPLEEALRSKLIPAITNRSTPGDKMRRLFALPPRLGGLGIVDPRSLTCELEYSKLICAPLVNRIVQQETNLDNVPTKQNSMKASIRQQKHLAQKSHSEITVNDLSVELKRSVELACEKGASCWLTAIPLEQHGFTLHKSAFRDALCLRYGWHPSNLQDICPCGSKFSVDHSLSCPTGGYPSIRHNEVRDLFTNLLTEVCHDVHKEPVLQPLNGEVFQKRCTTSDENARLDIAVSGFWGGHFQRTFFDVRVFNPNASSYKSVQIPSLYKRQEQEKKRRYEERINNVELSSFTPIILACTGGCSKLTSIFLKRLASLLSEKHHTEYSTTINWLRCRLSFALLRACVMCLRGCRSKLHRTSRDFNILLEAAESRL; translated from the coding sequence ATGACCAAGTGCTGCTGGTGTAACAGCAGTGGACGGTGCAAGAATTGCCGCTGCGCAAAGCGAGGAGTTGAATGTAAGAACTGCAATCCCAGAAACCACGGCCGGTGCATGAATGGGAAGTCGTCACCTTTATCTCACGATTCAAAGAATGCATCAAAGTCGTCAGTGTCTCGTTCTGGCTCTTGTGATAGTCTGTCCTCAAACAAGATACCTATGGATCAACCTGTCACCACCACTCTGGTATGTGACACACGTGAATCTCTAGAAGTTTCTAGAAGATCTCAGACACCTATGTCTTACTCTGAGGCACTTCAAAAGGATTTGACACAATGTTCATCACAAAAACGTCAGTCTCAGTCTCTTTGTTCGGATAAGCAGATGTCCACAGCTTCTACGCCGCTTCAGCAGACAAATCCGAGTAACGCTTTTCCTACTAGTTATGGAACGGCTCTGGATTACTCAGGTCACTCGCCCAGCAGGAGTGTACTTGTTGCGGAGACAGTGGAATCAATGAGGAATGCATCTCTAAGAGCACGCAGAATTGTCAGCATGAACGACAGGGAGCTAGGTAGCTCAAAGAGCCCGGTTCAAGTAGAGGAAGCTCCTCCAGTCATTTCAGCAGAGACTGGAACTGCATATCAGTCTGTCACACAACAAGAAGTCGTTCTTCATGAAGCTTCTCAAGATCAATCTAGTGATGCCATTGACCTGCCAGCTATCCCTCAGTACAGAGTGTTACTGCCTCCTAATTTCAACTGGGGTGGTGTACCTGGAGCAGATATAAAAGATCAGATAGACCAAGCATATCGTGAAGTCGTTCATTGGAAACGGAATTTATTTCAAGTGCCTTACGGATCCTCTGGTGGACACTTCGTTTCTGAACTTACAAGGCTATTTTATGCATTTGCAAATGAATCTGATCTCGAGTCAGTCGCAATAACTGCTGCTATGCTCATGCCTCATCTGTTGCTCCAAAGACCTCACACTAGATCCAGTGTACAACAGAACTCCTCTTGTTTAAGTCGTCGATTGGAAACCTGGAAAAAGGGTGACATAGGAGGTTTGATTGCAGAAGGCAGAACGATCCAGTCTCATCTTCGATGCCACAGTACTCGGAATTGTCCTCAGGATAGAGAGTGTGATCAATCAAGAAAAGTTGCACTTTTGTTGCAAAAGGGAAATATCAATGCTGCCCAGCGACTCCTATCAGATGAGGACAACTGTGGTTTGCTAGAACTAGACGAATGTATTCCTGGCTCTCACAAGTCAGTTAGAGATGttctgaaagacaaacaccctGACCCAGCTCCTATGTTTAAGGAAGCTGTCCTGGACTCCAAATCTCAGGCACCTCCTACACATCCCATTCTCTTCGACAAGATTGATGGCTATCTCATTCGTGCCATGTCACTTAAATGCCAGGGTGCTGCAGGTCCATCAGGCTTAGATGCGGCTGCATGGAGGCGTTTGTGCACTGGATTCAAAGTCTTGTCTAGAAATCTCTGTGACTCAATAGCTTCAACAACTCGCAGGATTGCAACGCAGTTTATCGACCCGAGTGGGATTTCGGCTCTGGTTGCTTGCCGGCTAATACCCCTGGACAAGAGACCTGGTGTCAGACCAATTGGAGTTTGTGAAACACTTCGTAGAATAATTAGCAAGGCTGTCCTGAGTGTGGTAAAGTCAGATATTTTGAACGTAGCCGGACCCCTACAACTCTGTGCTGGTCAGAACGTCGGATGCGAGGCTGCCATACACGCTATTCGAGGTATttatgatgaagatgaaacaGAGGCCGTGCTATTTGTAGAcgcaaccaatgctttcaatacTTTGAACCGTCAAGTTGCTCTGGCTAACATATCTGTCAACTGCCCAGCCATCTTTCCAATCTTGGCCAACACGTATCGACAACcttcttcattgtttgtagGTGGAGAAACGTTGCTTTCTAGTGAAGGAACAACTCAAGGAGATCCCTTAGCGATGCCAATGTATGCTCTGGCCACAATTCCACTTCTAAAGAGTGTGCAGACGAATGGTACAAAGCAGGTATGGTATGCAGATGATGCAGCTGCTGGAGGCTCGCTAGACTGTCTACATAAATGGTGGAACAGGTTGGTTGACTTAGGTGCTATGTTTGGGTATCTTCCAAATCCCAAAAAGTCATGGTTGCTAGTGAAATCAGGAAATATTGACAAAGCTACACATCTCTTTGAAAATaccaatatcaacattactaCAGAAGGACAAAAGTACCTTGGAGCTGCTATTGGAAACAAAGATTTCTGCAATAACTTCCTGCAAGAAAAGGTGACCAATTGGAAGTTACAAGTAGAGCGACTCAGTTGCATTGCCCAAACTCAACCACAAGCTGCTCACTCGATATTCACACGGGGTCTGATTGGACGCTGGAAATTTGCACTCAGAACCAATGAAAACTTTGCAGCGTACCTTAATCCTCTGGAGGAGGCGTTACGATCCAAACTGATTCCCGCCATAACCAATAGAAGTACTCCAGGAGACAAGATGAGAAGGCTTTTTGCATTACCACCTCGACTAGGCGGCCTTGGAATTGTAGATCCACGTTCGTTGACTTGTGAGCTGGAATACTCAAAGTTAATTTGTGCGCCACTGGTCAACCGaattgtgcaacaagaaacaaacctgGATAACGTTCCTACCAAGCAGAATTCTATGAAAGCTAGCATTCGCCAGCAAAAacatctagcacaaaagtCTCATTCTGAAATCACTGTCAATGATCTATCTGTGGAATTGAAACGTTCAGTTGAATTGGCCTGTGAGAAGGGTGCCTCCTGCTGGCTGACCGCAATCCCACTAGAGCAACACGGattcactttgcacaaatctgCGTTTCGGGATGCCCTGTGCCTCAGATACGGTTGGCACCCGTCCAACCTCCAAGACATATGTCCATGTGGATCTAAATTCTCAGTAGAtcactctctgtcatgtccaacaggaggataccccagcatccgccataacgaggtccgcgatttatttaccaacttgttgacagaggtttgccacgatgtacacaaagagcccgttctgcaacctctcaacggcgaggtgtttcaaaaacgctgtactacctctgacgaaaatgccagacttgatattgctgtcagtggattttggggtgggcacttccaacgaactttctttgacgtcagggtcttcaaccctaatgcctcatcctacaaatcagtgcagatcccgtcattatataaacggcaggaacaagagaagaaaaggcgatacgaggaacgaattaataacgtggagctttcatcgttcacgccaatcattttagcatgcactggaggatgcagtaaactgacgtctatttttttgaaaagactagcctcacttttatcggaaaagcaccacaccgagtacagcacaactatcaactggctgagatgtcgactgtcatttgcactccttcgggcctgcgtgatgtgtttgcgaggatgcaggtccaagcttcacagaacctcaagggacttcaacattctgctggaagcagcagaaagtagattatag
- the LOC134194845 gene encoding uncharacterized protein LOC134194845: MPIATHIATDLLCCGCYGCVPVFCDYRCNILHSCTQILISYICISPPSPHNHSPSSPDPHLSLPATSLPANSPPTSHSAPSSSVTAVSVSSTLPHQQPPPQPRQQPTRKQPARRRATQRRATQRHSPASSSESSDSEPEPAARLDRRTDALPVEHLCHVPPVDDYQRQLPQFAPRRPAGFYPPQPYPTTAVGFFKLFFTDNMLEIIRTNSNINGEDNCKKSYRGKSGGRRGEGSFRPVTVVEMNSLIGLLIYMGLVKVPELTDYWRTTFPFYGLWARKFMSRDRFDAILSVLQMENPRTDKDREADPLRKVRTVYDELRRNCLEYGQPQARVSLDERMVKAKGRFAFRQYIKNKPVKWGVKLYCVCDSISGYTYNFDIYTGKERQSSVAATAGITTSQAATTAAATTTPSAGSARKRRKTTLQSADDTSVIHRTVMRMMDPLLDQGYTVYTDQFYTSGPLFKELYDRRTMACGTVQKNRKGVPADLKNIRLFSKLPRGSFRYECDGPLCTIQWVDRNVVTLMSTLHSGHHHALCERFTKDRAKYDGHHRIRILRPEAICDYNAHMGGVDKSDQMIKYYEVLHKSLKYWKKIFLHMIDLAILNSFIMFTALQKQHPQDERLQRKGQYAQKDFRCELIRGLAGIDISEPLAQFCFLTKRMIQIPAPTPQQRRRQQEEEQQQQQQIQQLLILSQVQQHRVDTQQQQLIQQQQQQQMQQEKEQMKQQKEQMKQEKEQMQQQKEQLQQQLTHAQQQIQQQQQQIQQRQQQQQQMQQQMQQQHLLIQQQQQQIQQQQQQLQQVPNPRYSSHMPVIAEGLVRCIVCVSEGRHNSKTRYRCQECNVPLCVSSAER, translated from the exons atgcccatAGCAACGCACATAGCAACGGACTTGTTGTGTTGCGGTTGCTATGGCTGTGTACCTGTATTTTGTGATTACAGATGCAATATAttgcactcatgcacacagaTTCTAATATCTTATATTTGTATTAGCCCCCCTTCACCTCACAATCATTCTCCTTCATCACCAGATCCACATTTATCACTACCTGCTACTTCTCTACCTGCCAATTCACCCCCTACTTCTCATTCAGCTCCTTCTTCTTCAGTCactgctgtttctgtgtcaTCAACTCTTCCCCATCAGCAACCACCACCTCAACCTCGTCAGCAGCCAACTAGAAAACAGCCAGCTCGTCGTCGAGCAACTCAACGTCGAGCAACTCAACGTCATTCACCAGCTTCCTCGTCTGAGTCATCTGACTCTGAGCCTGAGCCAGCTGCCCGTCTTGATCGCCGCACTGATGCACTGCCTGTCGAGCATTTGTGCCATGTTCCACCTGTGGATGATTACCAACGGCAATTACCACAATTTGCACCACGAAGGCCGGCAGGATTCTACCCTCCTCAACCGTATCCTACCACTGCTGTAGGATTCTTCAAATTGTTCTTTACTGACAACATGCTGGAGATTATCAGAAC AAACAGTAACATCAACGGTGAAGATAACTGCAAAAAAAGTTATAGAGGCAAGTCTGGAGGACGGCGAGGGGAGGGTAGTTTTCGACCAGTGACGGTTGTCGAGATGAACTCGCTGATTGGGCTCTTGATATACATGGGACTTGTCAAG GTTCCTGAGCTCACAGATTACTGGCGCACAACTTTTCCCTTTTACGGGTTGTGGGCCAGAAAGTTCATGTCTCGCGACCGTTTTGACGCAATCCTATCGGTCCTACAGATGGAAAATCCTCGTACTGATAAGGACCGAGAGGCTGACCCATTGAGAAAAGTTCGTACAGTATACGACGAATTACGTAGAAATTGTCTTGAATATGGTCAGCCTCAAGCCCGTGTCTCACTTGACGAGCGCATGGTGAAAGCCAAAGGCCGTTTTGCTTTTAG GCAATACATCAAAAACAAACCCGTCAAGTGGGGTGTgaagttgtattgtgtatgcgATTCTATTTCTGGCTACACATACAACTTCGATATTTACACGGGCAAGGAGCGTCAATCATCAGTGGCGGCGACAGCGGGAATAACAACATcacaagcagcaacaacagcagctgcaacCACAACACCATCAGCTGGCTCAGCTCGAAAACGACGGAAGACAACACTTCAGTCAGCAGATGACACAAGTGTGATCCATCGTACAGTCATGCGTATGATGGATCCTCTCCTTGATCAGGGGTACACTGTGTACACTGATCAATTCTATACATCAGGACCCCTGTTCAAGGAGCTCTATGACCGGCGTACAATGGCCTGTGGTACAGTCCAGAAAAACAGGAAGGGTGTTCCTGCCGATTTGAAGAACATTCGTCTGTTCTCAAAATTGCCACGAG GTTCATTTCGTTATGAATGTGATGGTCCACTCTGTACCATTCAATGGGTGGACCGTAACGTGGTAACGCTTATGAGCACCCTTCATTCTGGACACCATCATGCTCTTTGCGAAAGATTCACCAAGGATCGTGCAAAGTATGATGGGCACCACAGGATCCGTATTCTCAGACCTGAGGCTATTTGCGACTACAACGCCCACATGGGAGGTGTAGATAAATCAGACCAAATGATTAAATATTATGAAGTATTGCATAAGAGCCTCAAGTACTGGAAGAAGatctttctgcacatgattgACTTAGCTATTCTCAACAGCTTCATCATGTTTACTGCCCTTCAAAAACAACATCCTCAAGATGAACGTCTCCAGAGGAAAGGGCAGTATGCGCAGAAAGACTTCAGGTGTGAGCTTATCCGAGGGTTGGCAGGAATTGACATTAGCGAACCATTAGCCCAATTTTGTTTTTTGACAAAACGTATGATACAAATTCCCGCACCGACACCACAACAACGGAGacgacaacaagaagaagaacaacaacaacaacagcaaatacagCAATTACTAATATTATCACAAGTACAACAACATAGAgtagacacacaacaacaacaacttatacaacaacaacaacaacaacagatgcaacaagaaaaagaacagatgaaacaacaaaaagaacagatgaaacaagaaaaagaacagatgcaacaacaaaaagaacagctgcaacaacaactcacacatgcacaacaacaaatacaacaacaacaacaacaaatacaacaacgacaacaacagcaacaacaaatgcaacaacaaatgcaacaacaacatttactgatacaacaacagcaacaacaaatacaacaacagcaacaacaactacaacaggtGCCAAACCCTCGGTATAGCTCACACATGCCGGTTATAGCAGAGGGGTTAgtacgttgcattgtttgtgtatctgaaGGCAGACATAACTCAAAAACCAGGTATCGCTGCCAAGAATGCAACGTCCCCCTCTGTGTGTCATCTGCTGAGCGATAG
- the LOC134195208 gene encoding dolichyl-diphosphooligosaccharide--protein glycosyltransferase subunit STT3B-like, with amino-acid sequence MRVTVVMYSFEIYLVKKWVTMVSGFGAPPTDLYVEVYSDKTCGVFCGVLVSIHIGPWGDVGFGRWGHITSTDLPPTSLHTWIINTECSKTSSQRALCLLIHRGSSPQPNTWSSDVSITNPQGRLVKFGTGGKMEILRQYRSETMNSCEGMIKSVKTGSIFWSALTALSYMYMVSAWGGYVFIINLIPLHICVLLLMGRYSKRIHIAYSVFYILGLLFSMQIPFVGFQPIRTSEHMASAGAFVLIQAVGAFMFLRSLMTFRDIRKLFYALVVGSAGAVFIAVIGLTYAGYIAPWSGRFYSLYDTGYAKIHIPIIASVSEHQPTTWVSFFFDLHFLVCTFPAGVWLCIRQHNDERVFIVLYAVSAVYFAGVMVRLMLTLTPCVCILSAIAISKTLDVYLYTEPTKSKKEKTDTEAELEINPVKDKKDMYKQVKPKKGGKKEKSSDGSWEDEGLPQNIKSFPVMAIIMLLLLFACHATWVTSNAYSSPSIVLATNNQDGSVN; translated from the exons ATGCGTGTGACAGTTGTTATGTATTCGTTTGAGATATATCTTGTAAAGAAGTGGGTTACCATGGTGAGCGGCTTTGGAGCACCACCTACAGACCTCTATGTAGAGGTTTACTCAGATAAGACTTGTGGTGTGTTCTGTGGTGTACTGGTTAGCATACATATTGGCCCATGGGGAGACGTGGGTTTCGGACGATGGGGACACATTACTTCTACCGATTTACCACCAACTTCTTTACA TACGTGGATTATCAATACAGAGTGCTCCAAAACTAGTTCACAAAGAGCATTGTGCCTTCTAATACATAGAGGATCGTCGCCACAACCCAACACGTGGTCTTCAGATGTGTCGATAACAAATCCACAAGGGCGTCTTGTAAAGTTTGGTACAGGTGGAAAAATGGAAATTCTGAGGCAGTACCGCAGTGAAACTATGAACTCCTGTGAGGGCATG ATCAAATCGGTGAAGACAGGTTCTATTTTTTGGTCTGCCCTTACAGCTCTCTCTTACATGTATATG GTGTCGGCATGGGGTGGATATGTATTTATTATCAACTTGATTCCTCTTCATATTTGTGTGTTGCTGCTGATGGGAAGATATTCTAAGCGAATTCATATTG CATATTCAGTTTTTTATATTCTTGGTCTGCTGTTCTCAATGCAAATACCATTTGTTGGCTTTCAGCCAATTCGGACAAGTGAACATATGGCATCTGCAG GTGCATTCGTGTTGATTCAAGCTGTTGGAGCATTTATGTTTCTTCGTTCTCTTATGACCTTTCGTGATATTCGCAAACTTTTTTATGCCTTGGTTGTGGGATCGGCTGGTGCTGTCTTTATTGCAGTAATAGGCCTTACATATGCTG GTTATATTGCTCCCTGGAGTGGTCGTTTCTATTCATTGTATGATACTGG TTATGCAAAAATCCACATTCCTATTATTGCATCAGTGTCGGAGCATCAGCCAACCACTTGGGTGTCTTTCTTCTTTGATCTTCACTTTTTGGTGTGCACTTTTCCAGCGGGTGTGTGGCTCTGCATTCGACAGCACAACGATGAGAGAGTTTTTA TTGTTCTCTATGCTGTGTCAGCTGTGTATTTTGCGGGAGTGATGGTTCGTCTCATGTTGACATTGACACCATGTGTTTGCATCCTCTCTGCTATTGCCATCTCAAAGACACTGGATGTGTATCTTTACACTGAACCAACaaaatcaaagaaagagaagacTGATACAGAAGCAGAACTAGAAATCAACCCTGTTAAAGACAAAAAAGACATGTACAAACAG GTGAAACCTAAGAAGGGAGGGAAGAAGGAGAAATCATCTGATGGAAGTTGGGAGGATGAAGGATTACCACAGAATATTAAGTCTTTTCCTGTGATGGCTATTATTATGCTTCTGCTTCTGTTTGCCTGCCATGCTACATGGGTAACCAGCAATGCCTATTCCAGTCCGTCAATTGTTTTAGCAACCAACAATCAAGATGGGTCAGTAAACTGA